The window gctctacgagaagctcgacgcatttgtgaaaaaaatgtcaaagtggatcgaacgagtggagagcaataacttggcgatgtttccttcagttgaggaataccctgacagcactgacatcaacgacactatatgtgagcatttgaggaagcttgtgcgtcaattcgcaaagtacttcactgattcggaagagtggcgccgtgacagcaagtggatcctgctcccattcagtgacgatgcatcagtagggtcaagtctgacggctgtggaagaggataagctgattgagatgtccacagactctgtcaggaggcatatgtacgacacacagccccttgttaaattctggataagttgccagacagaatttccacagcttgctgcaaaagcaatgaggtgtcttttgccctttccaaccacatacctgtgtgagagtggtttttctacactggcgtacttaaagaataagtacagggctaggcttgatccagagaatgacatgagactgtctctgtctaccatttcgccacgaatagacaggctgtgtggacttcaccacgcccagatatcacactgacaggtaggcctaattctcccatgttttcactgttacgaccctggcgggtttaggccccgccctgtgttaatggtaagcctgttctctctccctgcttttctcaatctctctctgcttttctcaatctctctgtctctacagcaggtgattggtgacaggtctgtcctggctgggttataaaagccctgaccagccagcagttgaggctgccttggtcttcatttgttggattttggttctccggtgttgttggatttttgttctccgttgttgttttgtcacacacctagactgactttgcatgacatttttagttacttttcccaatactgaattgcacaacactttattattctttattctttctttaaaataatctttaatttaatttaatttaataaatctacttttattattataaaatctgcgtggcctctctttcatgtttcatgcattgagctatgcatgtaacaccaaatacacacgcgcacgcgcaggcacatcagtgggccgcggattgctttctagtccgaatggtggtccctgggacaaaaccagttgaaaacccctgctttaaACTGTCTGCAGATGCAGaatgagtttctctcccacacactccccccccta of the Eleginops maclovinus isolate JMC-PN-2008 ecotype Puerto Natales chromosome 4, JC_Emac_rtc_rv5, whole genome shotgun sequence genome contains:
- the LOC134863265 gene encoding protein FAM200A-like, with product MSGSKTGLFAHVRRVAPGVIWTHCLIHREALASKDLSVELSGVFDVVVKTVNFIKRNALNTRLFSSLCHDLGSEHSSLLYHSEVRWLSRGAVLARVFELRGAIYEFLCEKHSDLASNFNDSYWLTKLAYLTDVFAELNKLNSSMQGRDANVMQLYEKLDAFVKKMSKWIERVESNNLAMFPSVEEYPDSTDINDTICEHLRKLVRQFAKYFTDSEEWRRDSKWILLPFSDDASVGSSLTAVEEDKLIEMSTDSVRRHMYDTQPLVKFWISCQTEFPQLAAKAMRCLLPFPTTYLCESGFSTLAYLKNKYRARLDPENDMRLSLSTISPRIDRLCGLHHAQISH